From one Streptomyces sp. NBC_01478 genomic stretch:
- a CDS encoding SsgA family sporulation/cell division regulator, producing the protein MSPVTLEQPTGARLLADDDQELAVTVTLRYSSGDPFAVQLLFPAWISLDGKKVTWTFARALLEEGLDTPAGMGNVHIRPYGPAHTAVEFHSAEGIAMIRFDTVALHHFLRRTYRVTEPGREALGPSLDRGLASLLDGA; encoded by the coding sequence ATGAGCCCCGTCACCCTGGAACAGCCCACCGGCGCCCGCCTGCTCGCCGACGACGACCAGGAGTTGGCCGTGACGGTCACGCTGCGCTACTCCTCCGGTGACCCCTTCGCCGTACAACTCCTGTTCCCCGCCTGGATATCGCTCGACGGCAAGAAGGTGACGTGGACCTTCGCCCGGGCGCTGCTGGAGGAGGGCCTCGACACCCCCGCAGGGATGGGCAACGTGCACATCAGGCCGTACGGCCCCGCCCACACGGCCGTCGAGTTCCACTCGGCGGAGGGCATCGCGATGATCCGCTTCGACACGGTCGCGCTGCACCACTTCCTGCGCCGCACGTACCGGGTGACCGAACCGGGCCGGGAGGCCCTGGGGCCGTCGCTGGACCGGGGGCTCGCGTCGCTGCTCGACGGTGCGTGA
- a CDS encoding sigma-70 family RNA polymerase sigma factor codes for MNDGPTAEYARIYEEQQPRLVAYARSLTRNAWVAEDLVAEAHFRVWRRLSAGHEIDNVPAYLMTTVKHLATAAGSAARETPLDPQVGERVGAQQAHAEVHGGDPAEQVSSTDLLVRVLEQLPERWVKALWLAEAEGLPLAAIGPQLGTKQGATAVLLHRAREGMRQAFLRAQTGAPDDPACQVHWARMPAYVRGGATERQSERLLGHVDACDDCRARLAALMRANDRLPALVAPALLVFVLGGAGKFLLAFGAGSAGAATAAAGGHGGGLLHGVRHAAVGASKTQVAAAVGAAVAGAVAVLVVLGGGDATEVPVAKGPVAEVPVSQAPVASQPRTSKPSKTPADGDGSTTPAPDGGTSAVSPAALGVTGGGPTATPVGGGGTPVPTAPVETPPVTTEPIPAPPVTTEPIPDPPVTTEPIPDPPVTTEPVPVPPVKVTPEPTPTPPVVTEPEPTPTEPTYPEPTPTEPTPTESTPAEPTPSEPTPTESTPANPAPGDPVKETPEPTTPEPTTPEPTTPEPTTPEPTTPSVPSPEPSTEAPTPADPTPVETPPCGRAGEPAVEGDQPIA; via the coding sequence ATGAACGACGGTCCCACCGCCGAGTACGCCCGGATCTACGAGGAGCAGCAGCCGCGCCTCGTCGCCTACGCCCGCTCGCTCACCCGGAACGCCTGGGTCGCCGAAGACCTCGTCGCCGAGGCGCACTTCAGGGTGTGGCGCAGGCTGTCCGCCGGGCACGAGATCGACAACGTACCGGCGTACCTCATGACCACCGTGAAGCACCTCGCGACCGCCGCGGGGAGCGCCGCACGCGAGACCCCGCTCGATCCGCAGGTCGGCGAGCGGGTCGGCGCGCAGCAGGCGCACGCCGAGGTCCATGGCGGCGACCCGGCCGAGCAGGTGTCCTCGACAGACCTGCTGGTGCGGGTTCTTGAGCAGTTGCCCGAGCGGTGGGTGAAGGCGTTGTGGCTGGCCGAGGCGGAGGGTCTGCCGCTGGCGGCGATCGGCCCCCAGCTCGGCACCAAGCAGGGCGCGACGGCCGTCCTGCTGCACCGCGCGCGCGAAGGCATGCGGCAGGCGTTCCTGCGCGCCCAGACCGGCGCCCCGGACGATCCCGCGTGCCAGGTCCACTGGGCCCGTATGCCCGCGTACGTGCGCGGCGGCGCCACCGAGCGACAGTCCGAACGGCTCCTCGGCCACGTCGACGCGTGCGACGACTGCCGGGCCCGCCTCGCGGCCCTGATGCGCGCCAACGACCGGCTGCCCGCGCTCGTGGCACCGGCCCTGCTGGTGTTCGTGCTCGGCGGCGCGGGCAAGTTCCTGCTGGCGTTCGGCGCGGGGTCCGCGGGCGCGGCCACCGCGGCGGCCGGCGGCCATGGCGGCGGGTTGCTGCACGGCGTACGGCATGCGGCGGTCGGCGCCTCCAAGACGCAGGTGGCCGCCGCGGTCGGCGCGGCCGTGGCGGGCGCCGTCGCGGTGCTCGTCGTCCTCGGCGGCGGCGACGCCACGGAGGTCCCGGTCGCGAAGGGCCCGGTCGCCGAAGTCCCGGTCTCCCAGGCCCCGGTGGCGTCCCAGCCACGGACGAGCAAGCCCTCGAAGACACCGGCCGACGGTGACGGTTCCACGACCCCCGCGCCGGACGGCGGGACAAGTGCCGTGTCCCCGGCCGCACTTGGCGTCACGGGCGGCGGGCCGACCGCCACACCGGTCGGTGGCGGCGGAACACCCGTTCCTACGGCCCCTGTCGAGACACCGCCGGTGACCACGGAGCCGATACCTGCCCCGCCGGTGACCACGGAGCCGATACCCGACCCGCCGGTGACCACGGAGCCGATACCCGACCCGCCGGTGACCACCGAACCGGTTCCTGTTCCGCCGGTGAAAGTGACGCCGGAGCCGACTCCGACACCGCCGGTGGTCACGGAGCCGGAGCCGACACCCACGGAGCCGACCTATCCGGAACCGACTCCGACGGAACCGACTCCCACGGAATCGACTCCCGCCGAGCCGACTCCCAGTGAGCCGACCCCGACGGAGTCGACCCCCGCGAACCCGGCTCCTGGCGACCCCGTGAAGGAGACTCCGGAGCCGACGACCCCGGAACCCACCACTCCCGAGCCGACCACTCCCGAGCCCACGACCCCGGAGCCCACGACCCCGTCCGTACCGTCGCCCGAGCCGTCCACCGAAGCCCCGACCCCCGCCGATCCCACGCCTGTTGAGACCCCGCCCTGTGGCCGGGCGGGCGAGCCGGCGGTCGAGGGGGATCAGCCGATCGCGTAG
- a CDS encoding LysR family transcriptional regulator has protein sequence MAMTTDVHVRDLRYFVAVAEELHFTRAAERLYVSQPALSKQIRALERQLGTELFRRDRQGVALTAAGAALLPYAERVLAVWAEGASALAEVGAAERGTLVVGMSTSPGRGGLLPAIRSRFTAARPEAVVRLRQVSWDDPTAGLADGDTDVAFVWLPLPDPERYGWTVVAEEPRLVALPESHPLAARTEVDFADLVDEPFLALPSSAGPLRDYWLALDERGGRAPRVGAEIAGTEETYEALAAGLGICLVATGNAHLITLGGVITRPVHGVSPSRYALAWRREDGGRPLVRAYAEACRGVMSGG, from the coding sequence ATGGCTATGACGACGGACGTCCATGTGCGGGACCTGCGCTACTTCGTCGCGGTCGCCGAGGAGCTGCACTTCACGCGCGCGGCCGAGCGGTTGTACGTGTCGCAGCCCGCGCTGAGCAAGCAGATCCGGGCGCTGGAGCGGCAGTTGGGCACCGAACTGTTCCGCCGCGACCGGCAGGGCGTCGCGCTCACCGCGGCCGGTGCGGCCCTCCTGCCGTACGCGGAGCGGGTGTTGGCGGTCTGGGCGGAGGGCGCGTCCGCGCTGGCGGAGGTCGGTGCGGCCGAGCGCGGCACCCTGGTGGTCGGCATGAGCACCAGCCCGGGCCGGGGCGGCCTGCTGCCCGCGATCCGCTCCCGCTTCACGGCCGCGCGCCCGGAGGCGGTCGTACGGCTGCGGCAGGTGAGCTGGGACGATCCGACGGCCGGTCTCGCGGACGGGGACACGGACGTCGCCTTCGTCTGGCTGCCGCTGCCCGACCCGGAGCGCTACGGCTGGACGGTGGTCGCCGAGGAACCCCGCCTGGTCGCGCTCCCGGAGTCCCATCCGCTGGCCGCCCGCACCGAGGTCGACTTCGCGGACCTCGTCGACGAGCCGTTCCTCGCCCTGCCGTCCAGCGCGGGCCCCCTGCGGGACTACTGGCTCGCCCTCGACGAACGTGGCGGCCGGGCACCGCGCGTCGGTGCGGAGATCGCGGGCACGGAGGAGACGTACGAGGCGCTGGCCGCCGGTCTCGGCATCTGCCTGGTGGCCACGGGCAACGCCCACCTGATCACCCTCGGCGGTGTCATCACCCGCCCGGTGCACGGCGTTTCGCCGAGCCGTTACGCCCTGGCGTGGCGGCGGGAGGACGGCGGAAGGCCGCTGGTGAGGGCGTACGCGGAGGCTTGCCGGGGGGTCATGAGTGGCGGGTGA
- a CDS encoding oxidoreductase yields MNKVWLVTGASSGFGRAIVEAALAAGDVVVGAARRTEGLDDLVAAHPDQMEALRLDVTDTAAGEAAVRDVVARHGRIDVLVNNAGRTHVGAFEETTEQELRDLFDLHVFGPAALTRAVLPSMRERRSGAVVQMSSMGGQMSFAGFSAYSGTKFALEGLSEGLADEVAEYGVKVLIVEPGAFRTSLFDTSRAGVSADSGVYAKVTETRGFVSGGDGTQAGDPAKAAALVLAALDAEETPLHLPLGDDAVDAVLGHLDEVRGDIAAWEKRTRATGFDA; encoded by the coding sequence ATGAACAAGGTGTGGCTGGTGACCGGCGCGAGCAGCGGGTTCGGGCGGGCGATCGTCGAGGCCGCGCTCGCCGCCGGTGACGTGGTCGTGGGCGCGGCGCGGCGGACCGAGGGGCTGGACGACCTGGTGGCCGCCCACCCCGACCAGATGGAGGCGCTGCGCCTGGACGTCACCGACACGGCGGCGGGGGAGGCGGCCGTACGGGACGTGGTGGCGCGGCACGGGCGGATCGACGTCCTGGTCAACAACGCGGGCCGTACGCACGTCGGGGCCTTCGAGGAGACCACCGAGCAGGAGCTGCGGGACCTCTTCGACCTGCATGTCTTCGGGCCGGCGGCCCTCACGCGCGCGGTGCTGCCGTCCATGCGCGAGCGGCGGTCCGGGGCGGTCGTCCAGATGAGCAGCATGGGCGGGCAGATGTCCTTCGCGGGCTTCTCGGCGTACAGCGGAACGAAGTTCGCCCTGGAGGGACTGTCCGAGGGGCTCGCGGACGAGGTCGCCGAGTACGGCGTCAAGGTGCTGATCGTCGAGCCGGGCGCCTTCCGGACCTCCCTCTTCGACACGAGCCGGGCCGGGGTCAGCGCCGACAGCGGTGTGTACGCCAAGGTGACCGAGACCCGTGGTTTCGTCTCCGGCGGCGACGGCACCCAGGCCGGCGACCCCGCGAAGGCGGCGGCCCTCGTCCTCGCCGCCCTCGACGCCGAGGAGACCCCGCTGCACCTGCCGCTGGGCGACGACGCCGTGGACGCCGTCCTCGGCCATCTCGACGAGGTGCGCGGCGACATCGCGGCCTGGGAGAAGCGGACCCGGGCGACGGGCTTCGACGCCTGA
- a CDS encoding DEAD/DEAH box helicase, with the protein MEGEVPRAGGKVRELCAEGTRWYDMARALRADHTRALDAVRSALEPLRAELVAQELEFIPVARLKDVTEGRLRLGAVEAAGLTSVRAVHEASRYELRQLPGVGQQTADRALAAARQIARAVGETVSVRIDVDHPEPRTTALVIALQRLVEAGPELRRALDAATRLDERLGALLPVARPASSRLLLALAGRRRREAALAAVAELHELVADAAARDVRLLIAQASTDLLRPPVSDIEAWVDFELRSAEYYSQLAEVDGQQPDLAASEGFLPAELAERVHAQPLDDTHRRVSLRGYQSFGARFALAQRRVVLGDEMGLGKTVQAIAALAHLAAEGHSHFLVVCPASVLINWTREIGARSTLRVLRVHGPDRQDAYGEWSERGGVAITTFDTLHTLPTPVERSAKRRKTKGDAPTGPTPAMLVVDEAHYVKNPDTRRTKSVALWTERCDRVLFLTGTPMENHVDEFRTLVRHLRPDLLPTVRNGTAAAGPQAFRQSVAPAYLRRNQEDVLTELPALVQVDEWVELGVADREAYDRAVGDGNFMAMRRAAYADAEKSAKLQRLRELVAEAADNGVKVVVFSYFRDVLAAVEQALERPLEKPEKRAKRVFGPISGSVPAARRQQLVDDFTQAPGHAVLLSQIEAGGIGLNLQAASLVVLCEPQVKPTVEHQAVARVHRMGQIRTVQVHRMLAADSVDDRLLTILKNKDRLFDRFARRSALADATPDAIDISDATLARRIVEEEQRRLAAEVN; encoded by the coding sequence ATGGAGGGCGAGGTTCCGCGGGCGGGCGGCAAGGTCAGGGAGCTGTGCGCGGAGGGCACGCGGTGGTACGACATGGCGCGCGCCCTGCGTGCCGACCACACCCGCGCCCTCGACGCCGTCCGCTCCGCGCTGGAGCCACTGCGGGCCGAACTCGTCGCCCAGGAGCTGGAGTTCATCCCGGTCGCCCGCCTGAAGGACGTCACCGAGGGGCGGCTGCGGCTCGGCGCCGTGGAGGCGGCGGGACTGACCTCCGTGCGCGCGGTGCACGAGGCGAGCCGGTACGAACTGCGGCAACTGCCCGGGGTGGGACAGCAGACCGCCGACCGCGCCCTCGCGGCGGCCCGGCAGATCGCGCGGGCCGTCGGGGAGACCGTCTCCGTGCGGATCGACGTCGACCACCCCGAGCCTCGCACCACCGCACTGGTCATCGCGTTGCAACGGCTCGTCGAGGCGGGCCCCGAGCTGCGCCGCGCCCTGGACGCCGCGACCCGGCTCGACGAGCGGCTCGGCGCGCTGCTGCCGGTGGCCCGGCCCGCCAGCAGCAGGCTGTTGCTGGCGCTCGCCGGCCGCCGCCGGCGGGAGGCCGCGCTCGCCGCAGTCGCCGAACTCCATGAGCTGGTCGCCGACGCGGCTGCCAGGGACGTACGGCTGCTGATCGCGCAGGCCTCCACCGACCTGCTGCGGCCGCCGGTCTCCGACATCGAGGCGTGGGTCGACTTCGAGCTGCGGTCCGCGGAGTACTACAGCCAGCTCGCCGAGGTCGACGGGCAGCAGCCGGACCTCGCGGCGAGCGAGGGCTTCCTGCCGGCCGAGCTGGCCGAGCGCGTGCACGCCCAGCCGCTGGACGACACGCACCGCCGGGTCTCGCTGCGGGGGTACCAGTCGTTCGGTGCCCGTTTCGCCCTGGCCCAGCGGCGGGTCGTCCTCGGGGACGAGATGGGACTCGGCAAGACCGTGCAGGCCATCGCCGCACTCGCCCATCTCGCGGCCGAGGGACACAGCCACTTCCTGGTGGTCTGCCCGGCCAGCGTGCTGATCAACTGGACCCGGGAGATCGGCGCCCGCAGCACCCTGCGCGTACTGCGCGTGCACGGCCCTGACCGGCAGGACGCCTACGGGGAGTGGAGCGAGCGCGGCGGAGTCGCGATCACCACCTTCGACACGCTGCACACCCTCCCCACGCCGGTCGAGCGGTCGGCGAAGCGCCGGAAGACCAAGGGGGACGCGCCGACCGGCCCCACCCCGGCCATGCTCGTCGTGGACGAGGCCCACTACGTGAAGAACCCGGACACCCGCCGCACGAAGTCGGTCGCCCTGTGGACCGAGCGCTGCGACCGCGTCCTGTTCCTGACCGGCACCCCGATGGAGAACCACGTCGACGAGTTCCGCACCCTCGTCCGCCACCTCCGCCCCGACCTGCTGCCGACCGTACGCAACGGCACCGCGGCGGCCGGACCGCAGGCCTTCCGCCAGTCCGTCGCCCCGGCCTATCTCCGCCGCAACCAGGAGGACGTGCTCACCGAACTGCCCGCCCTGGTCCAGGTCGACGAGTGGGTGGAGCTCGGCGTCGCCGACCGCGAGGCCTACGACCGCGCGGTCGGCGACGGCAACTTCATGGCGATGCGCCGGGCCGCCTACGCCGACGCCGAGAAGTCCGCGAAACTCCAGCGCCTGCGGGAGCTGGTCGCCGAGGCCGCGGACAACGGCGTGAAGGTGGTGGTCTTCTCGTACTTCAGGGACGTCCTCGCGGCGGTGGAGCAGGCGCTCGAACGGCCCCTGGAGAAGCCTGAGAAGCGCGCGAAGCGAGTCTTCGGGCCCATCTCCGGAAGCGTTCCGGCGGCCCGCCGACAGCAACTGGTCGACGACTTCACCCAGGCCCCCGGCCACGCCGTACTGCTCTCGCAGATCGAGGCGGGCGGGATCGGCCTCAACCTCCAGGCCGCCTCCCTGGTCGTCCTCTGCGAGCCCCAGGTCAAGCCGACGGTGGAGCACCAGGCCGTGGCCCGCGTCCACCGCATGGGCCAGATACGCACGGTCCAGGTGCACCGCATGCTCGCCGCCGACAGCGTGGACGACCGGCTCCTGACCATCCTGAAGAACAAGGACCGCCTCTTCGACAGGTTCGCCCGGCGCAGCGCCCTGGCGGACGCCACCCCGGACGCGATCGACATATCCGACGCGACGCTGGCCCGCCGCATCGTGGAGGAGGAGCAGCGGCGACTGGCGGCGGAGGTCAACTGA
- a CDS encoding discoidin domain-containing protein, producing the protein MTKPTRLLLPVLAAALLLPLPLHRASAAPRPLDDCGARDWAPSATRIDPADTYHPYVGNGYLGTRVPPAGAGYAASGEKTGWPLYTPRYDGAFVSGLYARGPANTAGREALAALPNWTGLDVTAGTETYGGTSTGRVTHYHQTLDLRCGYVRTSLTWTTADGRRTDLVYDVLAARDAPHTGAVRLRVTPHWDGELTLTDRLDGRGARRVTRTDGGRVGDRTIGVAFRTDGTGVDGAVASALDVPGGSQHTYEQGELSADQASVLPVRSGRTYTATKYVGVDTTLTSRDPRSAAQDAADRAARRGWDALLASHTAAWRALWSADIEVPGHPDLQLWARSAQYGLLSALRPGARNSIAPAGLTSDNYAGMVFWDAESWMFPSLLATRPELARPVLDYRFRTRTAAAENAAKTSVKGLFFPWTSASHGRLWAECQSWQPPHCLTQNHLQGDIALAAWQYYLATGDRAWLRTEGRPLLNGLARYWTSRATKNADGSYSVKEVAGPDEYSNGVNDAVYTNAVAGTALRAAADAARTLGSTAPADWLTVANHLRIPYDPKRKIFLQYDGYNGSQIKQADTVLLIYPLEWPMPAGAGAATLDYYAQRTDPDGPAMTDAVHAIDAAAIGEPGCAAYTYLRRAYQPFARGPFALFSESRGDKAGASDPLAGSPAQDFLTGKGGFLQVFTHGLTGLRLRPDALHLDPSLPPQLADGVRLSGLRWRGRTYDVAIGARTTTVRLRSGAPFTLDTPEGRRTLSGTVTLRTRRPDITPTADLARCRPATATSSESGRYPEAAVDGSPATTWAPAGDRAALTVDLGRAVRVGTVRPTWTKQPGSYTVEVSADGHTWHAPDGTPARYVRVTVRSGSGTALAELDVRS; encoded by the coding sequence GTGACCAAGCCGACCCGTCTGCTGCTCCCCGTCCTCGCCGCCGCCCTGCTCCTCCCCCTCCCCCTGCACCGGGCGTCCGCCGCGCCCCGCCCCCTCGACGACTGCGGCGCGCGCGACTGGGCGCCCTCGGCCACCCGGATCGACCCGGCCGACACGTACCACCCGTACGTCGGCAACGGCTATCTCGGCACCCGCGTCCCGCCCGCCGGCGCGGGCTACGCGGCCTCCGGCGAGAAGACCGGCTGGCCGCTCTACACCCCGCGCTACGACGGCGCGTTCGTCTCCGGCCTCTACGCCAGGGGCCCCGCGAACACGGCCGGCCGCGAGGCCCTCGCCGCGCTCCCGAACTGGACCGGCCTCGACGTCACGGCGGGCACCGAGACCTACGGCGGCACCAGCACCGGCCGGGTCACGCACTACCACCAGACCCTCGACCTCCGCTGCGGCTACGTCCGTACGTCCCTCACCTGGACCACGGCCGACGGCCGCCGCACCGACCTCGTCTACGACGTCCTCGCCGCCCGCGACGCCCCGCACACCGGCGCCGTACGCCTGCGCGTGACCCCGCACTGGGACGGCGAACTCACCCTCACCGACCGCCTCGACGGCCGCGGCGCCCGCCGTGTCACGCGGACCGACGGCGGCCGGGTCGGCGACCGCACGATCGGCGTGGCGTTCCGCACGGACGGGACGGGTGTCGACGGTGCCGTGGCCTCCGCACTGGATGTCCCCGGGGGCTCCCAACACACCTACGAACAGGGCGAGTTGAGCGCCGACCAGGCGTCCGTCCTGCCCGTCCGCTCCGGTCGCACCTACACCGCCACCAAGTACGTCGGCGTCGACACCACCCTCACCTCCCGCGATCCCCGTTCCGCCGCCCAGGACGCCGCCGACCGGGCCGCGCGGCGCGGTTGGGACGCGCTGCTCGCCTCGCACACCGCCGCGTGGCGGGCGCTGTGGTCGGCCGACATCGAGGTGCCGGGCCACCCGGACCTCCAACTCTGGGCCCGTTCCGCCCAGTACGGGCTGCTGTCCGCGCTGCGCCCCGGCGCCCGGAACAGCATCGCGCCCGCCGGTCTGACCAGCGACAACTACGCCGGGATGGTGTTCTGGGACGCCGAGTCCTGGATGTTCCCCTCGCTGCTGGCCACCCGTCCCGAGCTCGCCCGCCCGGTCCTCGACTACCGCTTCCGCACCCGCACGGCCGCCGCCGAGAACGCCGCGAAGACCTCGGTGAAGGGCCTGTTCTTCCCGTGGACGAGCGCGAGCCACGGCAGGCTGTGGGCCGAGTGCCAGAGCTGGCAGCCACCGCACTGCCTCACCCAGAACCACCTCCAGGGCGACATCGCGCTGGCCGCCTGGCAGTACTACCTCGCCACCGGCGACCGCGCCTGGCTCCGCACCGAGGGCCGGCCGCTCCTCAACGGCCTTGCCCGGTACTGGACTTCGAGAGCGACGAAGAACGCCGACGGCTCCTACTCCGTCAAGGAGGTCGCCGGACCCGACGAGTACAGCAACGGTGTCAACGACGCCGTCTACACCAACGCCGTCGCCGGCACCGCCCTGCGCGCGGCCGCCGACGCCGCCCGCACCCTGGGCAGCACCGCCCCCGCCGACTGGCTCACCGTCGCGAACCACCTGCGCATCCCCTACGACCCGAAGCGCAAGATCTTCCTCCAGTACGACGGCTACAACGGCTCCCAGATCAAGCAGGCCGACACCGTGCTGCTGATCTACCCGCTGGAGTGGCCCATGCCGGCCGGTGCCGGGGCCGCCACCCTCGACTACTACGCGCAGCGCACCGACCCGGACGGCCCCGCCATGACCGACGCCGTCCACGCGATCGACGCGGCGGCGATCGGCGAGCCGGGCTGCGCCGCGTACACCTATCTGCGGCGGGCCTACCAGCCCTTCGCGCGCGGTCCGTTCGCCCTGTTCTCCGAGTCGCGCGGCGACAAGGCGGGCGCGTCCGACCCCCTCGCGGGCTCCCCCGCCCAGGACTTCCTCACCGGCAAGGGCGGCTTCCTCCAGGTCTTCACCCACGGCCTCACCGGCCTGCGGCTGCGCCCCGACGCCCTCCACCTGGACCCGAGCCTGCCGCCCCAACTCGCGGACGGCGTACGCCTGTCGGGGCTCCGCTGGCGCGGTCGTACGTACGACGTCGCGATCGGCGCGAGGACGACGACCGTACGGCTGCGGTCCGGGGCGCCGTTCACGCTGGACACCCCTGAGGGCCGCCGCACCCTCTCCGGCACGGTCACCCTCAGGACCCGGCGCCCTGACATCACCCCCACCGCCGACCTGGCCCGCTGCCGGCCCGCGACGGCGACCTCCTCGGAGTCCGGCCGCTACCCGGAGGCGGCGGTCGACGGCAGCCCCGCGACCACCTGGGCCCCGGCCGGCGACCGCGCCGCCCTCACCGTCGACCTGGGCCGTGCGGTGCGCGTCGGGACGGTACGGCCCACCTGGACCAAGCAGCCGGGGTCCTACACGGTCGAGGTCTCGGCGGACGGGCACACGTGGCACGCACCGGACGGGACACCCGCCCGGTACGTCCGGGTCACCGTGCGAAGCGGCTCGGGTACCGCTCTCGCCGAACTAGACGTGCGCTCGTGA
- a CDS encoding serpin family protein: MAEDTAIGGAVDAVNRLTARWADAATGGTVFSAAGVWPLLAFLADGASGAARAELADAVGMPAEQARATARELLAVMRAMPGLNSALGLWTRQELAVREEWLAGLPTGTHEVLGEDLPGSRRALDAWAAEWTGGLIERMPVALDQDVVMVLASALALRTEWPRPFSELVLRPDAGPWRGRELTGLRRTGVRLDRAGVASGPHGHVTELKVPGDNGIDVHLLLGEQRMTPGQVLGTGVDVLARRLPVVPSGQLPYGDVGPGLRVEQQRCATPRPPELVVTTVAYDMRARHDLLDLHGLFGLTTAMDTRDGHFSGISPSPLAVGQAEQSAVAQFGALGFRAGAVTAIAPVAGGALPDLRHTATVVTARFDRPFGFLAVHRESRLVLTAGWVTDPTPYRR; encoded by the coding sequence TTGGCCGAGGACACAGCCATCGGCGGGGCCGTCGACGCGGTCAACCGACTGACGGCGCGTTGGGCCGACGCGGCCACCGGTGGCACCGTGTTCTCGGCCGCCGGGGTGTGGCCGCTGCTCGCGTTCCTCGCCGACGGGGCCTCGGGGGCCGCGCGGGCGGAACTCGCGGACGCGGTGGGCATGCCCGCCGAGCAAGCGCGCGCCACCGCACGGGAGTTGCTGGCCGTGATGAGGGCGATGCCCGGACTGAACTCCGCGCTGGGGCTGTGGACCCGGCAGGAACTGGCCGTACGGGAGGAGTGGCTGGCGGGGCTGCCGACGGGGACGCACGAGGTGCTCGGCGAGGATCTCCCGGGCTCCCGGCGGGCGTTGGACGCGTGGGCCGCCGAGTGGACGGGCGGGCTGATCGAGCGGATGCCGGTCGCGTTGGACCAGGACGTGGTGATGGTCCTGGCGAGTGCGCTCGCGCTGCGCACCGAATGGCCGCGTCCCTTCAGCGAGTTGGTGCTCAGGCCGGACGCCGGTCCTTGGCGGGGACGGGAGTTGACCGGCCTGCGCCGCACCGGCGTCCGCCTCGACCGGGCCGGCGTGGCGAGCGGCCCGCACGGTCATGTCACCGAGCTGAAAGTCCCCGGCGACAACGGAATCGACGTCCATCTGCTGCTCGGCGAGCAGCGCATGACGCCAGGACAGGTGCTGGGCACGGGAGTTGACGTCCTGGCCCGCCGCCTTCCCGTCGTACCGAGCGGTCAACTCCCCTACGGTGACGTGGGACCCGGCCTGCGCGTCGAGCAACAGCGGTGCGCCACACCGCGACCGCCGGAACTGGTCGTCACGACGGTGGCGTACGACATGCGGGCGCGGCACGATCTCCTCGACCTGCACGGGCTGTTCGGGCTCACGACGGCGATGGACACCAGGGACGGCCACTTTTCCGGCATCAGCCCGTCCCCGCTGGCCGTCGGCCAGGCCGAACAGTCAGCGGTGGCCCAGTTCGGCGCACTCGGTTTCCGTGCGGGCGCGGTGACCGCGATCGCCCCGGTCGCCGGCGGCGCCCTCCCCGACCTCCGCCACACGGCCACCGTCGTCACAGCCCGCTTCGACCGCCCGTTCGGCTTCCTGGCCGTGCACCGGGAGTCGCGGCTCGTCCTGACGGCGGGCTGGGTCACCGATCCGACGCCGTACCGGAGGTAG